The stretch of DNA agtaaaagcccaagaaattaagccgggatcacgttcggggatcgaggaccaagtctggatgtcaaaaagtgaGAACAAAAATTACTCTGAGAAAAATACACTACCGTGTCTCGCCATGGGTAGTGGGGTGCTAGTGCAAAATTCTTGCAGAGTAAAAAACACGATAGTGTATTTTCTCGCTCAACTTTTCCCACTTCGGCTTGGAAAGGATAGTTTTGTCAGGATCcgttcctacatggtataaatacataaaaaaacatgaattttagaggacttttgaccttggaagaTTTGGGAGAGCATTAGAGGCTACATGACAGAGAATTTCGTCATCTTTCCATAaattcaatacgggagtttgAATTGTAATGTTAGATTGATGGTttcttactctttaattatatttgtgatgactttctccatgattatggagtagttttccttagggtttgacggatatggtgttttgataaatatttgtaGATTTTAACTCTAATTCTttgcttgaattcgtttatggagctttgaattgttgcaactttattcaccggtttatttaatcgaaagagaaatattttggtgattatctttgaattattttgttttgtttaatTCAGTGATTCTCTTAATTAATCGAAAAAGCTTGTTGAACTGttaattaaatcaagttaggagaatattcgagagaggTTTTCCTGAAGATTAATCCATTAACGCATGCTTGTATATTTTTACAGTGCTTATATTAGTTTACCTCGTATAGTTCAGATTTAAGCGAGAGGAGTCTTCACTACatgtttgaactaatcatcgagtgaattcgtgagaatcattacaacattagagtgaattaaattagagttaaatcccaaataaCTATCTTGCATCTATCCTGTCATGACCCTTAttcctcacattgataagaaCTCAACTCTGCTAATCTCTAGCTCTTGCAGTCAATTGTCAATTGATTTACTTTAGTAGTTTATCGTACTTTGAAATCATTCTAATTCAAGTTTTCATCATCCTGAATAGCAGTTAAACCAGAAATTACTAgagcattgtttaaatccaattcttgtggagacgataattttaCTATAGTATCTTTGGCTAGAGAGTATCAAGCAACATGGGTGAAGTATGTGGAGAGGGTCACACGAGCGACTTATGCGCAGCTAATTAAGAGTCTGTATGTTTTATGGGTAATGCAAATAGGGGACCATATAAATcagtatgggaacacttacaatcctaactggaggaaccacccaaacttctcttggggtggaaaccAAGGTGCTCAGAATCAGTACAGACCACAAGCTACTCAACAACAATATAGACCACTACATGCTGAACAACCTACAAACCCAACGAGTCACATTGAGGAGATGCTAATGAAATTGATGGGTGACAAGTAGGCCCACTCAGCAGCTATTCGAAATTTGGAGCGACAAATGGGGCAACTTGCCAGTGCAAAAAATACTCGACCAGTTATAGCCTTTCCAAGCGACACTAAGGCTAATCCTAAGGCATCTATTAATGTTGTGTCATTGAGGAATGAGAGACAGTTAGAAGAAGTCCCATCGAAAAAGAGAAAGCAAGTAGCCTTTAATGAAAAACAGGCCACCATAGAGGCAGAATCAGAAAAAGCAAAGGAGCCAGAGAAGCTAGTTGAAGAGGCGGTGGCAAATTAACCCCAACCACTAGTTGCTAGGTCACCACCTTTGTTCCCTCAAAGATTGCAGAAAGTGAAGGATAATGCTGCTTATAAGAagtttcttgatattttgaagcAGGGGCAAATTAATATTCCGCTGGTAGACATCTTGCAAGAAGTGCCCAAATATGCCAAATACATCAAAGACATAGTGGCAAATAAGAGGAGGTTGGTCGAGTTCGAGACTGTGGCACTTACCGAAGAATGTAGCTCAAGAATTCAAAGCAAGCTATCTCCGAAATTAAAGGATCTaggtagtttcactatccaaTTCTCGATTGGAAAGCACGCAGTTGGGCGAGATttgtgtgatcttggggcaagcaTCAATTTGATGCCTATATATGTTTTCAGACAGTTGAGGTTGGGTGAGCCGCGCCCAACTACGACGATTCTACAGTTGGCTGATCTCCCCCTTGCTCATCGAGAAagggtgattgaagatgtgttagttcaagtAGGTTCTTTAATATTTCCTACTGATTTTATTATCTTGGACTATGAGCCTGATCAGGAAGTCCAGTTTATTTTGGGGCATCCATTCTTAGCCACGAGTAGAGTTATTATTGATGTATGTGAAGGAAAGATGATAATGAGAGTGGGTGATCGAGTGGAGGTATTCAATGTTTATAAAACACTCAAATTATCAGCCCAGCCCATGATGAAAAGCTATCCATGATCTCTGTGGTGGAAAGTGATGTGACTTCATTGGTGCCTTGTATGAGCCCCATAGATCCTCTTGAATGAGTTATGATGGGGGATGGAGAATAAAGTGAAGATGAGATGATGGAAGAAATTGTGCAAGTCCTTAACATGTCTTGCAAGTATGTCCACGAACTTGGGAGATTTGAGGAATTGGACAGACTTGTTGCTCTGACCCCTTCTAAACAAACTGTTGAAGAAGCTCGAAAGCTAGATCTCAGGCCTCTCCCAGCGCACCTGCGCTATGCCTACTAGGGGAATTATGAAACGTTACCAGTGATTATTTCATCTAGATTGACCGATGTGCAAGAAGAAAAGCTGCTAAGAGTATTTCGTGAGCACAAAAGagctattgggtggacaattGTTGATATCAAGGGAATCACTCCACCATTCTACATGCATAAAATTTTTCTGGAAGATGGACAACGCCCCAGTATTGAGCAAGAAAGGAGGTTAAATCCTATTATCAAGGAGGTCGTGAAGAAGGAGGTAATTAaatggcttgatgcaggtattatCTTCCCTATTTCTGACAGCAACTGGGTAAGCTCAGTGCAATGTGTGCCCAAAAGGGGGGAGGGGTAATAgggtggagagtttgcattgACTATAGAAGGCTCAACAAAGCAACCCGTAAGGACCACTTACCACTTTCATTCATTGACTAAATATTGGACAGGTTGACTGGGCATGAGtattattgcttccttgatggttattcggggtacaACTAGATTGTCATATGCCATAGGATCaggagaaaacaactttcacatgcccttatggtacttttgctttcaagcgaATGCTATTTGGTCTTTGTAATGCGCCAACCACTTTTCAGAGGTGCATGATGTCCATTTTCACTGGTATGGTAGAAAtatttgtagaagtattcatggttAATTTTTCAGTCTTTGGGTCTTCTTATGGTGATTGTTTAAAgaatttggataaggtattggcacattgtgaagaaataaatttggtgctaaattggaaAAAGTGCTATTTTATGGTGCAAGAGGGCATTGTGTTGGGTCATAGAGTATCGAAGAGtggcattgaagttgataaggtGAAGGTGGAGGCGGTTGCAAAGTTACCTCCAGCCATATCTGTGAAGGGTGTCCAGagtttcttgggacacatagGTTTCTATAGACGCTTTAttaaagatttttctaaaattcCATTATGCAAGTTTCTTGAAAAGGATGTGACTTTCAAATTTGATGAAGCTTGCCTGAAGGCATTCGAGGAGCTCAAAGAGAAGTTGATGGCTGCCCCCATTGTTGTGGCGCCGGATTGGTCCTTACCATTTGAActtatgtgcgatgcaagtgaccatGCTATTGGGGCGGTGCTAGGCCATAGGAAGGACAATAAGTTTTACTCCATATACTATGCGAGTAAGACTCTTGATGATGCATAGCTGAATTACACCACCATTGAAAATGAGTTGTTGGCAGTTGTGTGTGCCTTTGAGAAATTTCGGGCTTACTTGGTGGGATCAAAAGTTATAGTCCATACCGATTATGCAGCAATCAAGTATCTATTTACAAAAAAAGGAATCCAAGGCTAGATTGATGCGCTCAAGtatttatttacaaaaaaaaGGAATCCAAGGCTAGATTGATGCGCTGGAGTTTATAGTTGTAGGAATTTGATGTAGAAGTACGAGATCGAAAGGGCAGAGAAAACCAAGTGGCTAACCACCTGTCAAGGCTGGAAAATTATGAGCACGTGGAGGAAGGTGGAAAAATTAAGGAGATATTTCCTGATGAGCAACTTTTCTCCATCACCCATGACCCTGCCCTATGCTACGCAGACTATGTGAATTATATTGTGAGTGGGGTATTTCCTCCTGAAATTTAATCTGAAGCTAGGAAGAGGTTTTTGCATGATGTGAACTTGTACTACTAGGATGAGCCATTCTTCTACAGACAGTGTGCTGCTCAGTTGATGAGGAAATGCATTTTTGAAAAGGAGGTGGAATTATTCTTGTATGACTGTCATGCCTCGCCTTTTGGGGGCCATCATGGAGATGATAGGACAGCTGCAAAGGTGTTGTAGTTGGGGTTCTATTGGCCAACATTGTTCAAGGAAGACCATGCATTTGTTAAGACATGTGACCAGTGTCACAGAACAGGAACAATCACGGGGAGGCATGggatgcctttgaataatatcCCGGAGTTAGAGATTTTTAATTTGTGGGGAATAGACTTCATGGAACCATTCCCATTTTTTAGAGGAAACAAATATATTTTGCTAGCGGTGGACTACGTATCAAAATGGGTAGAGGTGTTCGCATTGCCAACCAATGATGCCAAGGTGGTAGCCACTTTTGTGAAGAAAAATAGATTCTCGAGATTTTGAGACTCCACATGCCTTGATTAGTGATGAAGGAACACATTTCTACAATCAGTTGTTGAATAAACTTCTAGACAAATATGGGGTCCGCCGCACAGTTGCCACGGCATATCATCCACAAACAAGTGGATAAGGTGAAGTGTCAAACAGAGAAATAAAGCAGATATTAGACAAGACAGTGAGTGTGGACATGAAAGATTGTGCTGCAAAGCTAGATGATGCTTTGCAGGAATATAGAACTGCATACGAAACACCAATTGGGGCGTCCTTGTATAAGCTTGTTTATGGGAAGACATGTCACTTGCTGGCTAAACTTGAACATAAGGCGTATTGGGCGATTAAGAAGTTAAATATGGACTTTAGAGCCACGGACGAGAAGAGGCTATTGCGGTTGAATGAGTTAGATGAGTTCAGGCTGCACtcctatgaaaatgctaagcttTATAAGGAGAAAACAAAAAGATGACATGACAAGCGTATCAAGCCACGTCACATTGAATTGGGCCAAAATATACTATTGTTCAATTCCAGACTTAATACTGGAAAGTTAAAATCGAGGTGgtcaggtccatttgaggtggtgAGAGTCACTATAAACAGTGAAAGAAATTTTTTGGTGTACATGCAAAGAGTCAAACACCATTGGGGAGATCTCATTGACCGTCAAAAGTCCAAAGTAATACTAGCTGATGAGTAAGCGAGGCGCTgcatcgtgccgcgatgttaaatcaagcATTTGTTAGGAGGCAACCTAATTTTTAGTGCTTTCGTTGATTagcttttcatttttttataGTTAGAGTagactacaacttttgttttcttTGTAGTCGTAGAAATCACTGGTAGGAATGGTGTGGTATGTGTATAATGGATGTACTACGTGCTCGGGGCCGAGGATTTCATTCAAAACAAAATTGGAAAAGTAGCGCCCAGTGCTACCTGGGGGGCACAAAACAGTCCAATTTCTCCCCCCCAGCGCCAGTCCTAGCTCGACGCGCTTGGCTGGGGGGCAGGTacgtttttatttatttattatttttgttttatatttttattaaattatttcccctTACCCCGACTTGGATACCTATTTAAACTCGACTAATAACCCATGCCCATTACCCATACCCATTCCCACTCTAATTAACATAACTCAAACCTACTAAACCCCCATACCCGTATCTCTCTTTCTCCCTCTCAAACTGCGCCTCTCTGTCTCTCCCCCGCtactctctctatctctctctcaaTTTTTCTTGTCTTCTCTCTTGCATTCATCTCTAATCCCCTAGGTATGTTTCCCCTTCTCCATTGTCTTTTATTTTGTACGTTATAATCCCCGTCCCCCATCCAAAATGGCCCCTACCCCAATTCCCTCATAGTTTTTCTTTAGAACTTGTTTTCTATGGTTggtagaggcggatccaggatttaaatcccATGAGTTTAACTTTTAAGGTTTTttgcattgaacccattataattttaaagttatgggttacTGTTTatgcaattttaataaatttttatatataaatttttactccaCGCCGAAAGTTATAGGTTCAGTTGAACGCCTTCGTAACACACTACATACGCGCCTGATGGTGGGTGGCCCTTATGTGAAAAGAAGTAAGAATTGATTGTGAAGTTGTTCTACGGAGTAGTAAACTACAATTTCCTCCACTTCATTTAAAATTTGGGAGGGCCACCATGTTCCACCATTGCTGAATGGAGTTGCACACACTTGATGCCCACcacatgtttgataaaatgcttgaaAGAGTAAATTGTGCACTGATGAAGTTTGAGTAGCCGAGTGTATTTGTATGTGATGTTgggctaagtgtggggtgtttgggGGGTAGTTTTACATAACCTGAGGCTTGTCTTTAATATACACATGTCATAACCACACCACCCACACCTTGTATCATGTATTATGTATGTTGTATTCCTTTGTTAGAATTAGGTAGTTAGTGTATTAGTTGTAAAGATTGGGGACCTTGTGTTTCTTGCTTGCACTAAGGCTAAGTCACTTCGCCATGATCGACTACTTGATTTGTGTGGAATAGTAATTGAACTATAATACCCATCGTCTTGTGGCGTAATATTTGTGCACTTTTGAGCCACTATTGTGAGTATATCAGATAGAGCCTTCGATTCtaagtgtggggtcatctttGACACTCATGATAATCTTAGGCGGTTTTCATGATTCATTCTTACATTCAAGTTTATTGTGTTGTAGGTTGCAATGGCTTGTGATGGTGCTAACAAAGGAAAAGGAGTGAGGAAGTCCTCTACTACTGCTCCCCCTCCTAAAAAGCACAAGCAAGGTGAAGGGTCATCTCGGCAAGCAAAAGGGAAGCAGGTTGCCGATAGGTCAATGGAGGAACCATCGGGACCACTGACCCAATTGGATCTGGTTCGGGAGGATACTATCCAATGGTTTCATAACTTTGAGCCATATGGGTGGTATGTCTCTGAAATGTGGATCAATGTGACCACTTTGGAGAAGCGTTTCCCCGATGTGCTAGCCTGGTTGAGAGATATGAAGATGGACAAGTTCCTTGAGTGCCCGGGACATGCACATTTAAGCATGGTACGAGAGCTATATGTAAATTGGAATGAGCATTGGTTCATGTCGTGGGTCCGATGAAAAGAAGTGCCATTGGATAGGGTGTCCTTATGCAAATTCTTAGGAGTTGATGGCTCTAAGATGAGGAGGCTGCAAAGGTTTGTCAAGTGCCCAAGCTACAAGGCTATTTGTCACACTCTATGTGGCGTAGATTCTAATGCAAAATGGATGAGGGCAAATGGTGATACACATCTTGAGATGATCCAATTTTACTTCAACAAAACTGCCAAGGTGTGGCAGAACTGTGTGCAGGCCGGACTGATGCCGGTGGAGCACAACAGAGAGTGCACTCGAGCCCGGGTATGTTTGATCTTTTTTTTGATGACTGCGCGATGTGGCGTAGATTCTTTGGTAACCTGTTGATGCAGTACATGCTCTATCGTGTGGTGCCTGAGTACCCCGGTTATGATGAGGTGGTGGACGCTCCAAAGGGGCTGATGGACATTACTTCCTTGTTGGAGTCTACGTCCAAGTTGAGTCAGGCTGCACGGAATGAGCGGGATGAAAACTTCAACATATATCTATATGGCTTCCCGACTTTGATAATGAGCAAGTTGGGCATGGCAGATGAGGAGCGTATGCATCTATGCAATGATCTGTCTAGTCCTTCAAAGAAAATGTTGGGGATTGCGCCTGGCAATCCCATTCACCCATCGGAGGATGAAAATACCAACAAGGGCTCTAATGAGGATGATATTGATGCTGATGTCACGGGACCAATGGCTTTGGTGCCCCTGGGAGCGGATGATGATGAGCCTGGAGTTTTGGATGGTGGGCATTCTGAAGGTGAATGATCCAAGTATGACCCCCATGGGTCCGACTAGCAGGGACCGACTAGCAGGGAGTTCTTCTTTCCACCTTACTTTGTTTAGAATTCTTACATGTATCGGGGATTATGCATaacttaagtgtggggtgggggaactACTTTTTGAAGTGTAATTGTATGCAACTATTTTTTTATTAGCTTTTCTTTTAGAACTCGTAGTAGACATAGTCTAGTTTcttaaaaaaaacgaaaatagaaATAAAACCCAGAAAAAGCTCGGACTGGTCCCGAAGATTAAAAACACAATCGTCGGGAACAGTCCGAGCTTTTTCTTGGTTTTATttctattttcgttttttttaaaGAAACTAGACTATGTCTACTACGAGTTCTAAAAGAAAAGCTaataaaaaaatagttgtatataATTACACTTCAAAAAGTAGTGGATCGTCGGGAAAAATCCGAGCTTTTTctaattttgttttcttctatTTATCAATTTTCCCCTTAAGAAACTAGACTATGTCTACTACGAGTTCTAAAAGAAAAgctaataaaaaaaatagttgtatacaATTACACTTCAGAAAGTAGTTCCCCCACTCCACATGTAAGTTATGCATAGTCCCCGATGCATATAAGAATTCAAAACAAAGTAAGGTGGAAAGAAGAACTCCTTGCTGGTCGGACCCATAGGGGTCATACTCAGATCCTT from Nicotiana tomentosiformis chromosome 11, ASM39032v3, whole genome shotgun sequence encodes:
- the LOC138901915 gene encoding uncharacterized protein produces the protein MGQLASAKNTRPVIAFPSDTKANPKASINVVSLRNERQLEEVPSKKRKQVAFNEKQATIEAESEKAKEPEKLVEEAVGQINIPLVDILQEVPKYAKYIKDIVANKRRLVEFETVALTEECSSRIQSKLSPKLKDLGSFTIQFSIGKHAVGRDLCDLGASINLMPIYVFRQLRLGEPRPTTTILQLADLPLAHRERVIEDVLVQVGSLIFPTDFIILDYEPDQEVQFILGHPFLATSRVIIDVCEGKMIMRVGDRVEGNYETLPVIISSRLTDVQEEKLLRVFREHKRAIGWTIVDIKGITPPFYMHKIFLEDGQRPSIEQERRLNPIIKEVVKKEVIKWLDAGIIFPISDSNWRCMMSIFTGMVEIFVEVFMVNFSVFGSSYGDCLKNLDKVLAHCEEINLVLNWKKCYFMVQEGIVLGHRVSKSGIEVDKVKVEAVAKLPPAISVKGVQSFLGHIGFYRRFIKDFSKIPLCKFLEKDVTFKFDEACLKAFEELKEKLMAAPIVVAPDWSLPFELMCDASDHAIGAVLGHRKDNKFYSIYYASKTLDDA